From Aegilops tauschii subsp. strangulata cultivar AL8/78 chromosome 5, Aet v6.0, whole genome shotgun sequence:
ccagATATAAGTATTTtcgagattccaacaagtgactacatacggagcaaaatgaatgaatctacattctaaaatatgtctacatacatccatatgttgtagaccatttgaaatgtctaaaaggacttatataggaacggagggagtagtagctAACTGAGCAGATAACAGCGCCAAGGGGTCAATCTGCAAAAGACATGTTGTACCGGAGGGGGTTGAGAGCAAGGCAACCAAAGAAAGGAGCATAAGATCGAAGGCGAACGagctttgggggggggggggctaaaatcAATTCTTCCAATAGAGGACGAGAATTTTTTTATGGGGTAGGATGAGAAATAGTTTCATTCACTTCTTCCATGTCTCTCCCAGATGGGCCGTGGACCGATGGATTAGAGTGTCCCTTAAAATTTAGGCTCTATATGATCATCCTCTGACTCCTTATATTTGCTTCTCTGAAAAATAATATTTTAACTAAACCTCCAAAACTTAACTTCTTGAAAAATACACAAATTTATTTGACCGTGCCTAATAGTCCAATCAGTACTTTTTCCATCTCATGTTCATTGTCTACATTGTTGCTCTTCTCTCTTGGCTTCTCAAGCTTGACACTTGTTTCTTCTCTGCCTTCTCAAACTTGAACATTGTGCTTCCCGTAGTCTCGTCTCTAACAACTAGTGCACCAACATCTAGTAGAGTTTTCTTTATCAATAGATCAATGTACTCTTTTTTCAATACCAGAACAAACATCCTTTCTACATAAAAATTAAATCAAACAATGAGTTTCAAATTGTAACAAATCTCAAGAACATCTAGTTGATTGCACTCACTCCGTCCATTTCAACTTGTAGAAAACCCATCTAGGATGTTTTGTCCGTGGTCAAGACGATTGAGGCGTAGCACCAGCCGCCAGCAATCATCACACTTGATGGCCGATAGAGGCTCGCCGACGAGCTGCTGAAAGAGCatggtgcccccatgtgtggttttcgtaattgatgacattctttATGGATTAACGATTGTCTTGAGTTATATTCATAGGATTTGTCCATGGGCATTTCTTGAAGCCATGTGTTTGTTTCAAAGAGTTTATAagatgaccaaggtgctattcaaggaattatccaaagattggtctaGTAGAATACATGATAcatggttgatcaagactaagttaAAGTGTGAATCAAGTTAATCAACACGCAAAGTGTAGAAGATGTAACGaaagggatcaagtgatcccatggtatggtaagcaatGTCCATTACGCGTTGTGTACTAACACATGGTCTgcgtgagagttctatgtggggttaggtctGTTTCCATGGACTTGCATCAAGAGGAAGatctcatacaacccatggaggatgacatcaagtggtgatcgccatcaagattgcagtgtgcaagttcaagtggtgCATCATGAAGAACAGTACTGATGAAGAGATCAAGTACTTGAAGCTTGTCGTCCATTTGGTggcaatggacttgtgaagatgtgtcgaagagtggctcacccatagtggagtatgggggagaaTTCTACTAGTCTTCGTCGAGCCaacacaatcaagaaaggtggtccatcccgaggaggacaagatcgtcatcatctagctcaagtggattatagcaaggcaaaggtttgcccttaataggttttctattttaccggtcgcATGGTGTTAGTTGGGAGACCGGATTTTAGGATCGATTGTcatactatcaaggggggctctcaagcgAGTGCTTGATCGTATCactcatagagagctcaaaccattgcatccttggcatcatctttcttggttcgtgtttggtgtttttatttttgagttttagagcttatgatcatcttcatgacaagcttgagttcatcgaaaacggagttcacatgcatcttctatgatgttttcaaTGTTGGGGTTTTTGTTCTTCGTTCATAGAGGTTTCGCATCTCTATACCTTTGCATTTTTCTACTGCCTCTTCTCACTATACAACAAgattgagtttgctcaattcagAGCTTATTTGTaaagttatggcagttctggttttccTGCATCCATCTGTTTTACTTAGGTCTTTGTTGCActctagcggtagtaccgctctggtctGCGGTAGTACCTCTTGCGCGGTACTTCCGGCCTTCTACTACCGTAGGAACCTCTGGTTATATTattgcttttgtatccttttccACTCAGGGGAAGTAGAGTGGTACTAGGGCGTAGTAGTACCActtagtaccgctccggcggcgCTACCACCTCGATGCTTTTTGCTATTGCACTGCTACTACTGAAACTACCTCActaagtggtagtaccgctcccaggAGCAGCAATACCACTTGTGTCCGGGCTGTGGGCATAACGGTTTgattttccccacctataaaagggggtcttcttccccactggttcttatctcttgagctcgtgttcttcccccattgttgaccttcttcgagcttgctaactctaaatccttcaatgattcttgctagttcttgagggaaaagagagaggagatctagattcacatttccaccaatcactttctcgtCTTtctgaggggaaccccttggatctagatctttgagttcttggtgttctccttcttgttcttcctctcatatTCCTCCATAGCTTCCGTTGCTTTGATGAGATTTGAGAGTgagggacttgggcactccgtgtgcccttgtcATTGCATTAGTTGCATCgatttgagttctccacggtgatacatgGAAGTGAAAAGTttagaagcttattactcttgggtgcttggtaccctagagcttgtccctcttgggtgcttgggtgccctagacggttggtggtgtctCGGAGCTCAATCATAGTGGCGTAAAGCTCCGGGCTTGCGTCGGGGTCTctaattaggttgtggagattgccccaaacAATTTgtacgggttccggtgaccgcccccaagggttgccaaagtgtacgggttcggtgaccgccccccaAGGGTttccatttgtacgggttcggtgaccaccctcaagggtcccttagtggaatcatggcatcttgcattgtgcgagggtgtGAGGAGATTACAGTGGCCCTaatggcttcttggggagcattgtgtatccacaccgctccaaacggagattagcatccgcaagggtgttaacttcgggatacatcgtcgtctccgcgtgcctcggttatctcttacccaatccctttacttatgcactttactttgtgataacCATAGTATGACATgatatatatcttgctatcacttagttgtttatcttgcttagcataagttgttggtgcacatggGTGAGCCTAGTCgatttaggttttgtgcttgacaaattaaatGCTAGTTTTATtctgcatttgttcaagcctaaaacGCCACCCCTCCCCTAACATTCACGATCTTTCAGCTGCTGGGCAGGGTTGAGCCCGGCCAACCAGCAGATGTGGCTGCGCCGGCGGTCGGTCCACAAGTGAAATGCGAGCGTATGCGAAAGGTAAGTAGATATCCAAATCCAAAAGATAAGTGGGTATGTTTAGGGTGGCACGCCTGGGCTCTCCATCTTGCTGCAAGATGCACATACTCAAAAAATTATCCAAACGGTGTCTTACAAAATGACGAAATATCCCACATGCTATATCATTTGTTTTGTTACCAAAGCATGACATGAGTATGGAGTAACTCATTCAAAAACATCTCACATACTCTTGCAGCATTGTGCTTGAAAATGCTACTCTAGTGCCAGGCTGTGAACTGCCATTTTCCATTTCCCATGAATTGCATCAGTCAATCTTGCCAGAGAATTAGCCATCAAACAGCTCAAAGGCGGTAAACCTCACATGATGAGAACATTGGTCAACCATGGATTAATTATATGTCCATACAACATGGCATCCAATCTGCATGCATATCAGCCTTAACATATACATCTAATCTGCATGACGGTACAACCTGAACCATATAGTCTCTCAAGGGGGAACAAATCGAGTCCAAATTTGCCCAATCCAGTGTTAACTCTGTTCATGAGGAATAAGGCAAAAGGATATGGGCTTTACCAACAGACAGTAAGTCATGCGTGCGTGAATCCACGACGTACATACAGTATCCGGAAACGGCATGCGCTATTGCAAAACACTAGATATGTCCACATGATAGGATAATATGAACATGCACCCGATAGTGGGATGTATTTTCCCTAATGTACACGCTATACATTTGCTTGTAACAAAAGCATAAAGAACATCAGTTCTCGGACATCGTCACAAGTTGTGTATTGCTTAACGCACTGCAAACGCGCGAGAGGTACCTGTAAAATGCTCAATCGACCCTATCAGCGGCTTGGAGGCACCAAAATCCCATAGCCCATAAACACCAGGGACAACATCTTCAGGAATGGTCCACTCCAGCGTCGCAAAGCTCTCCGGACTGAGTTTCGAAGGCCTCGACCACTTGAATCGCAAAGACCAATCATCATCGTCGTAGCCAGGAATCCAGTTGTCACCATTCAGCCTCTCAACGAGCGCGAAGGTACCGTCTGTTAGAAGATCATTCCTTGGACAGGCCGTATGGAACGTAGCATTCACGGTACTGCCCTTCCGAAAGTCTGAGTTTGCTGTGATGTCGGAGCTGACATCCCCAAAGTGAACACCAGGAGGAGTCGAGTCGAGAATGACAACTAATAGCAGTCCAATTTGCTTGTCCAACATGTCAGGAGGTAGGGTGTTTGTTTGGTGGGATCCTTTGTTTGCAACCATAGGGTCCATAGCCGTGGCAATTTTCTGAAACTCTTGAATGTATGCACTCAAGGTTTGGGGACCGTACAATGTCGACGCACCCTGCAAAACACATATTCACTCCAATGAATCATTCATGCATTTTATATGTTTGATGGAACAATAACTGGAAATTCAGGTCACCGAGATATCAGATCTTTAGCCAACTACCATAATTATGGAACGTTTATACCAAAAAACCAAATGGAATATATTTAGGGGGGGAGGGGGATACCGAAGCAAAAAATCACATACCTGTTAAAAATCAATATTGAGCATGCACGTGTTAAACATCCTTGGGCGTGTCATTGGGCGCATTGTAACGTATCTTAGCAGGAGTCCTTCGGTTGTAGGCTAGGAGGTTTATCTTCTGTAACCATAACCCTATCTCTTCCTAGCTTGATCTCCAAGTTGTAACCTCTCCTATAAGCTCTCAATTGTATGCGTTATCAGGGACTCGCGCCCCTGCCTATAACATGCACGGCGCCCCTCTTGATGAGGTAAGACGTTTTCCGCTTCGCACATGGTAGTCAGAGCCTTTCCTTTTCCCATCTAGAGCTTCTGTCGAACCCATCTAGCCTAGCCATGTCTTCCTCCGGCTCCTTCTCGCCTAGTCTCAATAGTCAGCTTACAGAGAAGTTGTCTCGCACGAATTACGTGTTGTGGCGCACGCAGATCACACCTCAGATGCGCGGTGCCGGTGTCTTCGGCTACGTCGACGGCACCGACCCGGAGCCGGCCAAGCTCCTCGTCACCACCAAGGATGGCAAGGAGACTTCATTGCCCAACCCTCTCCACCCTATATCGGTACGGGAGGATCAACAGGTCCTTGGCTACCTGCTGAATAACCTCACAAAAGAGGTCCTCGTCACGGTGACCATGCTCACCACGGTGGGCGCGCTCTGGACGATGGTTGCTGCCATGCTCTCGTCAAAATTGGCGAGTCGCATCAACAACATCCGCACCTCCCTCATCAACGCGCAGAAGGGTAACCTCTCGGTTGCCTCCTACTTCGCCGTCATGCGTGGCTATGCCGATGAGCTGGGCGCGGCGGGCAAAGCTATCCAGGATGATGAGCTTGTCTTGTACATCATTCATGGGCTGGAGGCGGACTATCAACCTCTGGTGTCTGCTCTCGACGCCTGTGTCACACCTGCGACCCTCGATGAGCTCTTCGCCATGCTGTCCAACTTCGACCAGCGCATGGCCTAGTACCACGGCTCCGGCGGCTTCAAGTCTTCTACCAACATGGCGTCTCGCGGCCGGGGCGGTGGATCCCTCTCGCGTGGCTCTCCCCGCTACAAGGGGTGatctggtggcggcggcgggaaCGACCgtggcctgatacgtctccaacgtatctataatttttgattgttccatgctattatattatctattttggatgttcaatgggctttgttatacacttttatattatttttgggactaacctattaaccggaggcccagccaaaattgctgttttttttgcctattttagtgtttcgaaggaaaggaatatcaaacggagtccaaacggaatgaaaccatcgggaacgtgattttctgaacaaacgtgatccagaggacttggagtggacgtcaagcaatcaacgaggaggccacaaggcagggggcgcgcctacccccctgggcacgtcctccaccctcgtaggcccctcgtagctccaccgacctacttcttcctcctatatatacctacgtaccccgaaaacatcagcagaggagccaaaaccctatttccaccgccgcaaccttctgtacccgtgagatcccatcttggggccttttccagcgctccgccggagggggcatcgatcatggagggcttctacatcaacaccatagcctctccgatgatgtgtgagtagtttacttgagaccttcgggtccatagttattagctagatggcttcttctctctctttggatctcaattcaaagttctcctcgattctcttggagatctattcgatgtaatcttcttttgcggtgtgtttgtcgagatccgatgaattgtgggtttatgatcaagattatctatgagcaatatttgaatctcctctgaattcttttatgtatgattggttatctttgcaagtctcttcgaattatcagtttggtttggcctactagattgatctttcttgcaatgggagaagtgcttagctttgggttcaatcttgcggtgctcgatcccagtgacagtaggggaaacgacacgtattgttgttgccattgaggataaaaagatggggtttatatcatattgcatgagtttgtccctctacatcatgtcatcttggtTAAAGCGTTagtccgttcttatgaacttaatactctagatgcatgctggacagtggtcgatgtgtggagtaatagtagtagatgcaggcaggagtcggtctacttgtcacggacgtgatgcctatatacatgatcatacctagatattctcataactatgctcaattctatcaattgctcgacagtaatttgttcacccaccgtaatacttatgctcttgagagaagccactagtgaaacctatggcccccgggtctatgctctatcatattaatctactgttatttctattaccgtttattttgctttctttacttttagtctttatcataaaaataccaaaaatattatcttatcatctctatcagatctcagttttgcaagtggccgtgaagggattgacaacccctttatcgcgttggttgcaaggttcttatttgtttgtgtaggtgcgtgggacttgagcgtggtctcctactggattgataccttggttctcaaaaactgagggaaatacttacgctactttactgcatcaccctttcctcttcaagggaaaaccaacgcagtgctcaagaggtaggaagaaggatttctggcgccgttgcggaggagtctacgcacaagtcaagacataccaattacccatcacaaactcttatccctcgcattacattatttgccatttgcctctcgttttcctctcccccacttcacccttactgttttattcgccttcttttccgttcgcctttttTTGCTTGTCTCTTGTTGCTTGTTGCCTTTATGGCCCtgcctagatttggtgatcttcacgttaaaaggttggaagagattgaaagcaacgtcagaagctttatgacttgacaatttgagcataataatttctttagaaatgagcttaaggaacaaaaaggctttatggagtacatgaataaagagcttgatgacatgtctaaggaattttatggtttgaaatctcagattgctcatcttgaaaaaataatagccgaaatttcggataagcaggccaccttagttaataagatggccgctaaaccagaaagtttttatgaaaataaagatgaagatctaaaagttattgatgtgtctcctattaaatatttgttttgcaatatgaatcttgataatgatgggactggagatgagtcaactttagttaaaaggcgtcccaataattcggagtttttaaatcttgatgcaaaaattggtaaaggtgggattgaagaggttaaaactttacatagcaatgaacccactatcttggatttcaaggaatttaattatgataattgctctttgatagattgtatttccttgttgcaatccgtgctaaattctcctcatgcttatagtcaaaataaagcctttactaaacatatcgttgatgctttgatgcaatcttatgaagaaaaacttgagttggaagtttctatccctagaaaactttatgatgagtgggaacctacaattaaaattaaaattaaagatcatgaatgctatgctttgtgtgatttgggtgctagtgtttccacgatcccaaaaactttgtgtcatttgctaggtttccgtgaatttgatgattgttctttaaacttgcatcttgt
This genomic window contains:
- the LOC109766002 gene encoding neutral ceramidase-like, yielding MGSNESSPVPVILPIQIMRIGQLVILCVPGEFTTMAGRRLRDAVKDVLISGGNGEFNAKVHIVLAGLTNTYSQYVTKFEEYQVPRFSGASTLYGPQTLSAYIQEFQKIATAMDPMVANKGSHQTNTLPPDMLDKQIGLLLVVILDSTPPGVHFGDVSSDITANSDFRKGSTVNATFHTACPRNDLLTDGTFALVERLNGDNWIPGYDDDDWSLRFKWSRPSKLSPESFATLEWTIPEDVVPGVYGLWDFGASKPLIGSIEHFTGTSRAFAVR